The following coding sequences lie in one Homo sapiens chromosome 1 genomic patch of type FIX, GRCh38.p14 PATCHES HG2577_PATCH genomic window:
- the OR10J1 gene encoding olfactory receptor 10J1 isoform X1 has translation MKRENFTLITDFVFQGFSSFHEQQITLFGVFLALYILTLAGNIIIVTIIRMDLHLHTPMYFFLSMLSTSETVYTLVILPRMLSSLVGMSQPISLAGCATQMFFFVTFGITNCFLLTAMGYDRYVAICNPLRYMVIMNKRLRIQLVLGACSIGLIVAITQVTSVFRLPFCARKVPHFFCDIRPVMKLSCIDTTVNEILTLIISVLVLVVPMGLVFISYVLIISTILKIASVEGRKKAFATCASHLTVVIVHYSCASIAYLKPKSENTREHDQLISVTYTVITPLLNPVVYTLRNKEVKDALCRAVGGKFS, from the coding sequence ATGAAAAGAGAGAACTTTACTCTCATCACTGACTTTGTTTTCCAAGGTTTCTCTAGCTTCCATGAGCAGCAGATCACCCTTTTTGGCGTGTTCCTTGCACTATACATCTTAACCTTAGCAGGCAATATCATCATTGTGACCATCATCCGAATGGATCTTCATCTTCACAcacccatgtacttcttcctgaGCATGCTGTCCACTTCAGAGACTGTATATACATTGGTCATTCTCCCAAGAATGCTCTCCAGCCTCGTAGGTATGAGCCAGCCCATATCATTGGCAGGGTGTGCCACACAGATGTTCTTTTTTGTAACCTTTGGCATCACTAACTGCTTCCTGCTCACAGCAATGGGATATGACCGCTATGTGGCCATCTGCAACCCCCTGAGATACATGGTTATTATGAACAAGAGGCTGCGTATCCAACTTGTCCTGGGGGCCTGCAGCATTGGGCTGATTGTAGCAATAACGCAAGTGACATCTGTATTCAGGTTACCCTTCTGTGCTAGAAAGGTGCCCCACTTCTTCTGTGACATCCGCCCTGTGATGAAGCTCTCCTGCATTGACACCACTGTCAATGAAATCCTGACTTTGATTATCAGTGTGCTGGTGCTTGTTGTACCTATGGGTCTGGTTTTCATTTCTTATGTTCTCATTATCTCTACAATCCTCAAGATTGCTTCAGTTGAGGGCCGGAAGAAGGCTTTTGCCACCTGTGCATCCCACCTCACTGTGGTCATTGTCCACTACAGCTGTGCCTCCATTGCCTACCTCAAGCCCAAGTCAGAGAACACCAGAGAACATGACCAGCTGATCTCGGTGACCTACACTGTCATCACTCCCCTACTGAACCCTGTGGTATACACCCTGAGAAATAAAGAGGTCAAAGATGCTCTGTGCAGGGCTGTTGGTGGGAAGTTTTCCTGA
- the OR10J4 gene encoding olfactory receptor 10J4 has translation MPRPNFMAVTEFTFEGFSIFEWHHRLILFVIFLVLYVLTLASNAIILIVIRLNHQLHTPMYFFLSVLSISETYYTVAINPQMLSGLLSPQQTISIPGCAAQLFFYLTFGVNKCFLLTAMGYDHYVAICNPLQYSVIMGKKACIQLVSGSWNIGLSTAIIQVSSVFSLPFCDANLISHFFCDIRPIMKLACADTTIKEFITLLISLCVLVLPMVLIFISYVLIVTTILKIASAEGRRKAFATCASHLTVVIVHYGRTSFIYLKPKSQNSLQDRLISVTYTVITPLLNPVVYSLRNKEVKDALLRALGRKPLS, from the coding sequence ATGCCAAGGCCCAATTTCATGGCTGTGACAGAGTTTACATTTGagggtttctccatttttgaGTGGCATCACAGACTCATCCTCTTTGTGATCTTTTTGGTCTTGTACGTTTTGACCCTTGCCAGCAATGCTATCATCTTGATAGTTATCCGCCTTAACCATCAACTTCACACGCCCATGTATTTCTTCCTGAGTGTGCTGTCTATTTCTGAGACCTATTATACCGTGGCCATCAACCCCCAAATGCTGTCCGGTCTCCTCAGTCCTCAACAAACCATCTCCATCCCAGGCTGTGCCGCTCAGCTCTTTTTCTATCTCACTTTTGGTGTCAATAAATGCTTCCTGCTCACAGCCATGGGGTATGACCACTATGTGGCCATCTGCAACCCTCTACAGTATTCAGTCATCATGGGCAAAAAGGCTTGTATACAACTGGTCAGTGGATCCTGGAACATTGGCCTGAGCACAGCTATCATTCAGGTGTCTTCTGTATTCAGCCTTCCCTTCTGTGATGCTAATCTCATCTCCCACTTCTTTTGTGATATCCGGCCCATAATGAAGCTTGCCTGTGCAGACACTACTATCAAGGAGTTTATTACTTTGCTCATCAGTCTCTGTGTCCTTGTTCTGCCCATGGTATTGATCTTCATCTCCTATGTCCTAATTGTCACCACCATCCTCAAGATTGCATcagctgagggcaggagaaaggcCTTTGCTACTTGTGCCTCACACCTCACAGTGGTCATTGTCCACTATGGCCGTACTTCTTTCATCTACCTAAAACCCAAATCCCAAAATTCCCTGCAGGACAGACTTATCTCTGTGACATACACTGTTATTACTCCTCTGCTGAACCCTGTTGTATACAGCCTGAGGAACAAAGAGGTCAAGGATGCCTTGCTCAGAGCTTTGGGCAGAAAGCCTCTCTCTTAG